Genomic segment of Catenibacterium mitsuokai:
ATAGATATCCTAATATGCATGATTCTAAAGCTGTTTATTCTGAATACATGAAGATGTTTAGAAAGAATAAGAACGATCAAAAGAGATGGAAAGATGGATTTGTGATTAATAGTATGAACTATCCATATGAAGTAGATGGTAAACTTATCTGGAATCCAGATCTTATTAATGAAATCAAGAAATGTTTCTATTATAAAGATTGTTATTGTACAACTAAATTAGACCAGAAGAGTGGACAGTTGTTTAATTTAACAGTTCTGTCTAATGATGCACATGCAGATAAGGGTGTAACAAAAGCAGTTGTACCAGTTAATAAGAACCGTAGTGATGTTCACAAATATGGTGGATTTAGTGGATTACAATATACTATTGTTGCAATAGAAGGACAGAAGAAAAAGGGTAAGAAAACTGAATTAGTCAAGAAAATATCAGGTGTTCCTTTACATTTAAAAGCAGCTTCTATTAATGAAAAAATTAATTATATAGAAGAAAAAGAAGGCTTAAGTGATGTAAGAATTATTAAAGATAATATTCCAGTTAACCAGATGATTGAAATGGATGGAGGGGAATACTTATTAACATCACCGACTGAATATGTGAATGCTAGACAACTTGTTTTAAATGAAAAACAGTGTGCATTAATTGCAGACATATATAATGCAATCTATAAACAAGATTATGACAATCTGGATGATATTTTGATGATTCAATTGTATATTGAATTAACAAATAAAATGAAAGTATTATATCCTGCATATCGAGGTATTGCAGAAAAGTTTGAAAGCATGAATGAGAATTATGTTGTTATTTCTAAAGAAGAAAAGGCAAATATTATAAAGCAAATGCTTATCGTAATGCATAGAGGACCACAGAACGGTAATATTGTATATGATGATTTTAAAATAAGTGATAGAATCGGAAGATTAAAAACTAAAAATCATAATTTAAACAATATTGTGTTTATCTCTCAGTCACCAACAGGAATATACACTAAAAAATACAAATTATGAGTTAGCGAACAGTAGTTATAGACAGCAGAGCTAAACTTACTTATAAGAATGGGTATCTAATAGTAAGAAGTGATGAAGTACATATGATTCATTTGTCTGAAATAAATACTATTCTTATAAGTAGTACTGCTGTTGCCATTACTTCCTACTTAGTGAATGAATTACTAAGTAGGAAGATTAAAGTTGTATTTTGTGATGAAAAAAGAAATCCTGTAGGTGAAGTAATGTCATATTATGGGTGTCATAATTCCAGTAAAAGAGTACGCCAACAAATAAACTGGGATTATGATTATGCTAAAGAGGTTTGGACTGCAATTATCAAAGAAAAGATTAAGAACCAAGCTAAACTATTAGAGAATTATGATGAAGATGGATCAAAGAAACTATACAAGTATGTTGATCAAATTAGATTATTTGATTCGACTAATAGAGAAGGGCATGCAGCTAAAGTGTATTTTGATGACTTGTTTGGCGTAGATTTTACAAGAACATCAAAGAGTGATATCAATGCATCATTGAATTATGGATATTCAATATTGTTGTCACAGTTTAATAAAGAACTTGTGTTAAATGGTTATTTAACACAACTTGGAATTAAACATTGTAACGAATTTAATCCATTTAATTTATCATCGGACTTAATGGAACCATTTAGACCTTTAGTAGATAAAATAGTCAGAGAAAACTGTGATGAGATATTTGATGGTTCTATGAGGCTTAAATTAGTGGATGTGCTAAATCATAAAGTTAGAATAAAGAATAGTAATCAATATGTTTCTAATGCGATATCTATATATGTGAAAAGTGTGATTAAGGCAATTGAAAAGAAAGATATCAGCTATCTAGAGTTTTTTGAATATGAGTTATAGATATATGAGGATTATTGTATTTTTTGATTTGCCTACACTTACATATAAAGATCAGAAAGAATATAGATTGTTTAGAAAACTGCTTATTAATGATGGATTTGTGATGATGCAGGAGAGTGTTTATTGTAAATTGGCTTTGAATAATTCTATTGTGAAAGCACAGGTAAAAAGAATTAGAGATAATAAACCTAGTGCTGGAGATGTAGAAGTTCTCATAATTACAGAGAAACAATTTGCATCGATAGAATATATTTGTGGTAGTAAACAGACTCTTAAAGAGGATAGTGAAGAGAGGCTGATAGTCCTATGAAGCTAAGAATTATGGGATTTGAAGAAATTGATTTTAATGATCAGGATAACACTATTTTGATTATTAAGAATCATAAGTTTTATGCTCATATTTTAAGTTTATTGTCATCTATCCTATATGATAAAAATAAAAGTACAGAATTATTAGTTATCGATGGGGAAAAGAATATTACTACTAATGTATTATTGATAACAGATCTCTATAAAATAGATTTTAACGATAAGAATCTATTAAAAGAAATCTATTCAGAAATAAGCAAAAGTATCACTTCTGATGAAGAGAAATGCATGAGATATCAAGAGTTAGTTGATGATCTCGTCGCTATATTAGAAAATGAACTTGAAGATTACAATCTGGAATTTGACTATAAAAATGATTTAACTATTGAAAACTATTTAAAGGCAGTATCTTTAAAGATATCTAGAAAGGCAGAAGAAAAGCTTTATGATAGGCTAATGAATTATGTAGAACTAGTTACTGAACTAGTAAAAAAGCCAGTGCTGGTTCTATATAATTGCTTTGATTATTTAGATGATGAAGAATTGATGGAATTGATCAAGTATAAGAATTATAAGCATCTTCATTTGTTGTTTATAGAGAATAAAAATAGGGAAGTTGATTCTATTGCTTTTAGAAAATATATAATAGATGAAGATTTATGTGAAGATTATGATAAAATAGAAGAGGTTCAAAGTGACTAGGGAGTCGTGATCCTGAAAAGAATTCCAATCTTAAAGGGGAAAATACTATTGGATTTTTGAATTTGAGTTTTAGGGTTATGTTATTTTGAACTGAATTAAAACTTTCCTATTCCATTTTCCACCAATTCTATTAGTTTTAGGGTTATGTTATTTTGAACTGAATTAAAACTAATGGGAATCTTGTTCGACCGTGAGGCAAGTTTTAGGGTTATGTTATTTTGAACTGAATTAAAACAATTAAATTTAGTTGATTGTGTGGACTGTCGTTTTAGGGTTATGTTATTTTGAACTGAATTAAAACGGAGAAGAAATCGATAAACAACTTAAATAGTTTTAGGGTTATGTTATTTTGAACTGAATTAAAACATCAGCATTCAATGCAATAAAACCATATCCGTTTTAAACTGGTTCAAAAGTCAAGGACAGAAAGTTGACAGTCCCTGCTAAATGAGCATCACCGTAAGGTGATGCTCATTTTTTTGCGCCTGTTCCCCAGCCTTTTTCCACGACGAAAAGAAGTCCTGATTTTATGGACTTTTCCCGATATATTATTTATGATTTGTCTAATTAGTATAATGCATCAAGATCCTTATAATAGTCCAGTTCTGTATAGTTCTTCCAGTTCAATGGATCCTTAAGCAGTTTCTTGATTTCAGCTGTTGCTTCATGATAATAGAATTTTAAAGCCTTACTAATCTTCTCAATGATTTCCGAAATCTTCTTCAGCTGATTCTCTACTAGTTCCTGCTGTTTTACCCATTTCCTGTTTTCATCCTCCATCTTCTTCATATCACGCATGATGATTTCGCCCGCATTCCTTAATAATCTGGACTGCTGCTCATTGATCTTCTGACGTTCCTTACGGAGCTCCTTCTTTTTTTCCTGCATTTCAAGCTTAGCCTCAATGATCTTTTCAAGAGGCATAAGCTCTGATGCCTTCACCCCATAATAGCTGTCCAGTGGATACTGACCTGTCACCTTATATGTATAGAATTCACTTGGAGACAGTGCTGCAAGGGTATCCTGATATCTTTCATTATTATGCATATTGATATATCCATTAATGAGCCTTCTTACAGTAGCTATATCCCCACATCTTGCGATGATGTCAATGACCTCAGTCTTCATACGCCCAAAGAATGATTCCATAGGAGCGTTGTCCTGACTGTTTCCTCTTCTGGACATTGACTGGATGAAATCATTCTCATTAAGAAGCTGTTTGAAAGATGTTGACAGATACTGTGAGCCCTGGTCACTGTGGCAGTATACCTCCAGATTCTTGGGGAACTCGTCCTTATGAT
This window contains:
- the cas1 gene encoding type II CRISPR-associated endonuclease Cas1, which encodes MDSRAKLTYKNGYLIVRSDEVHMIHLSEINTILISSTAVAITSYLVNELLSRKIKVVFCDEKRNPVGEVMSYYGCHNSSKRVRQQINWDYDYAKEVWTAIIKEKIKNQAKLLENYDEDGSKKLYKYVDQIRLFDSTNREGHAAKVYFDDLFGVDFTRTSKSDINASLNYGYSILLSQFNKELVLNGYLTQLGIKHCNEFNPFNLSSDLMEPFRPLVDKIVRENCDEIFDGSMRLKLVDVLNHKVRIKNSNQYVSNAISIYVKSVIKAIEKKDISYLEFFEYEL
- the cas2 gene encoding CRISPR-associated endonuclease Cas2, whose amino-acid sequence is MSYRYMRIIVFFDLPTLTYKDQKEYRLFRKLLINDGFVMMQESVYCKLALNNSIVKAQVKRIRDNKPSAGDVEVLIITEKQFASIEYICGSKQTLKEDSEERLIVL
- the csn2 gene encoding type II-A CRISPR-associated protein Csn2; translation: MKLRIMGFEEIDFNDQDNTILIIKNHKFYAHILSLLSSILYDKNKSTELLVIDGEKNITTNVLLITDLYKIDFNDKNLLKEIYSEISKSITSDEEKCMRYQELVDDLVAILENELEDYNLEFDYKNDLTIENYLKAVSLKISRKAEEKLYDRLMNYVELVTELVKKPVLVLYNCFDYLDDEELMELIKYKNYKHLHLLFIENKNREVDSIAFRKYIIDEDLCEDYDKIEEVQSD
- a CDS encoding IS3 family transposase translates to MAYDYISRGKAKENGYTNTKVFKLFGVSSTGYYNYVARREDRDGKQAARKQDESHVMQCFKKIIKTLGFVPGKRTFRRHMFRRFNYNISVSRASAIMKKMQITAQLPKKDAYKGQATHHHECMAKPNLVNRNFKLGVRQVILTDITYIHYGYSRTPAYMCAFKDAYTTEILGHYVSGRMDVSLVQKAFNNMMENHKDEFPKNLEVYCHSDQGSQYLSTSFKQLLNENDFIQSMSRRGNSQDNAPMESFFGRMKTEVIDIIARCGDIATVRRLINGYINMHNNERYQDTLAALSPSEFYTYKVTGQYPLDSYYGVKASELMPLEKIIEAKLEMQEKKKELRKERQKINEQQSRLLRNAGEIIMRDMKKMEDENRKWVKQQELVENQLKKISEIIEKISKALKFYYHEATAEIKKLLKDPLNWKNYTELDYYKDLDALY